In Halobaculum magnesiiphilum, the following proteins share a genomic window:
- a CDS encoding DUF7342 family protein gives MTDRGLDSWTDDLTARERVREIVTTITEPRSVEWVREEAQVSSWQTAKDELEMLVDFGQVQAVGGDDGNRKYAPNYQRRYFDEVAELINTHTRAELRDEIASIHADIDEWKGRFDVESWDELEATLTDDALDSERIRERNRILRQWERYEDNKRLLKHARQLPHPKRLRRFEGGACP, from the coding sequence ATGACTGACCGTGGACTCGACTCGTGGACTGACGACCTCACTGCACGAGAGCGTGTACGAGAGATCGTGACCACGATCACCGAACCGCGGTCTGTCGAATGGGTCCGTGAAGAAGCGCAGGTGTCGTCGTGGCAAACTGCGAAAGACGAGCTGGAGATGCTGGTCGACTTCGGGCAAGTACAGGCTGTTGGAGGCGACGACGGAAACAGGAAGTACGCGCCGAACTACCAACGTCGCTACTTCGACGAGGTGGCCGAGTTGATCAACACGCACACGCGAGCAGAACTTCGTGATGAGATCGCCTCCATTCATGCAGACATCGACGAGTGGAAGGGCCGATTCGATGTCGAATCCTGGGATGAATTAGAAGCGACGCTCACTGATGACGCCCTCGACAGTGAGAGAATTCGAGAGCGCAACCGCATACTACGCCAGTGGGAACGATACGAGGACAACAAGCGTCTCCTCAAACATGCGCGTCAACTACCCCACCCTAAACGCCTTCGGCGTTTTGAGGGAGGGGCTTGTCCATGA
- a CDS encoding RNA-guided endonuclease InsQ/TnpB family protein — translation MADDYVRRTAITRLSVNGRQRTLLEETISEWKRGCQLATDMAWGKCNAKSDVQPLAYDDVRDQTDLGSQHAILATHQAAQAITGCLERRSNGKNVSKPTFTAPTVKYDTRTMTLFDDDTVSLSTTESRIRCRLALPDADDGYQRQYLDSDEWEPTESTLTTRDGDYFLHMGFRRPKTDTERNTAEDGTVLGVDLGIENLAVTSTARFINGRELSHTLREFENVRAGLQQTGTRSAHRTLEQSSGRALRYVRDVLHRASNAIVDEALRYECDVIAFEDLTDIRDRTGASWGHKWAFRTLYEQVEYKAEADGISVKQVGSAYTSKRCAECGFTADENRLTRTDFRCVKCESEANADYNAAKNIGMRYVRRGQQSSRRTGDSQLALKSGTVTPSGGFTAHPKGFDAEFMDKPLPQNAEGV, via the coding sequence GTGGCAGACGACTACGTGCGTCGGACGGCAATCACCCGCCTCTCGGTAAACGGCAGGCAACGAACGTTGCTTGAGGAAACCATCTCCGAGTGGAAGCGTGGTTGCCAACTCGCCACGGACATGGCGTGGGGCAAGTGTAACGCGAAAAGCGACGTACAGCCTCTCGCCTACGACGACGTGCGCGACCAGACCGACCTCGGGAGTCAGCACGCGATTCTCGCCACCCACCAAGCCGCCCAAGCCATCACCGGCTGTCTCGAACGCCGCTCCAACGGCAAGAACGTGAGCAAGCCGACCTTCACAGCGCCTACGGTGAAGTACGACACCCGGACAATGACACTATTTGACGACGATACGGTGTCCCTCTCCACAACGGAGAGTCGCATCCGGTGTCGGCTTGCCCTTCCCGATGCCGACGACGGCTACCAACGGCAGTATCTCGACTCCGACGAGTGGGAGCCAACAGAAAGCACGCTCACAACTCGCGACGGTGACTACTTCCTGCATATGGGGTTTCGCCGACCCAAGACCGACACCGAGCGAAACACCGCCGAGGACGGAACGGTTCTCGGGGTTGACCTCGGTATCGAAAACCTCGCCGTCACTAGCACCGCCCGATTCATCAATGGACGCGAACTCTCTCATACCCTCCGCGAGTTCGAGAACGTGCGTGCAGGACTTCAACAGACCGGCACTCGGAGCGCCCACCGAACACTCGAACAGTCGAGTGGACGTGCGCTTCGATACGTCCGCGACGTACTCCACCGAGCGTCGAACGCGATCGTGGATGAAGCACTCCGATACGAGTGTGACGTGATCGCGTTCGAGGACTTGACCGACATCCGCGACCGGACAGGCGCGTCGTGGGGGCACAAATGGGCGTTCCGAACGCTGTACGAGCAAGTAGAGTACAAAGCCGAGGCAGATGGCATCTCGGTGAAGCAAGTGGGTTCGGCGTACACGTCGAAGCGGTGCGCCGAATGCGGGTTCACTGCAGACGAAAACCGCCTGACTCGTACTGACTTCCGTTGCGTGAAGTGCGAGTCAGAGGCGAACGCGGACTACAACGCAGCAAAGAACATCGGGATGCGGTATGTCCGTCGAGGTCAACAGTCGTCTCGGCGGACGGGCGACAGTCAGCTCGCCCTGAAGTCTGGAACAGTGACGCCGAGTGGCGGATTCACCGCCCACCCGAAAGGGTTCGACGCCGAGTTCATGGACAAGCCCCTCCCTCAAAACGCCGAAGGCGTTTAG
- a CDS encoding UPF0175 family protein, protein MGTISACVPDELEAELDAYLEDENLDRSTAVRKLLSEGLAEWQRQRALDQLAAGTITFAKAAELAGMSVWDFAQLANEHDITWVADEHLDSDLEAL, encoded by the coding sequence ATGGGAACGATCTCGGCATGCGTGCCCGATGAATTGGAAGCAGAACTCGACGCATACCTCGAAGACGAAAACCTCGACCGAAGTACGGCTGTTCGAAAGCTTCTCTCGGAGGGGCTTGCTGAGTGGCAACGCCAACGAGCACTCGACCAACTTGCAGCTGGAACCATCACGTTCGCTAAAGCGGCCGAGCTGGCGGGGATGTCCGTCTGGGACTTTGCACAGCTCGCCAACGAACACGATATCACCTGGGTGGCCGACGAGCATCTCGACTCGGACCTCGAGGCGCTGTGA
- a CDS encoding toxin-antitoxin system TumE family protein, whose translation MPWDDDNGATQVLDVRERFPENATYVQISAYHVPRSDRYPDGVKYSMQYGHTNAPDGEDGTIIRYDNFPDHPGAPVHHKHTEDGGIESVAFDGLRELYREFKHEVRENDEPWD comes from the coding sequence ATGCCGTGGGACGACGATAACGGTGCAACGCAGGTACTCGACGTCCGCGAGCGGTTTCCCGAAAACGCGACGTACGTGCAGATCAGTGCGTACCACGTCCCCCGCTCAGACCGCTACCCCGACGGCGTCAAGTATTCGATGCAGTACGGGCACACGAACGCTCCTGACGGCGAAGATGGCACGATCATCCGGTACGACAACTTTCCGGATCATCCTGGCGCACCGGTCCATCACAAACATACAGAGGACGGAGGGATCGAGTCGGTCGCGTTCGACGGCCTGCGCGAACTCTACCGCGAGTTCAAACACGAGGTGAGAGAAAATGACGAACCCTGGGACTGA
- a CDS encoding GtrA family protein: MLRTVLRHVESGPLSRQLRRFVIVGTIAAGVQMALLWLFVETAGVHYLIGAVVAIEITIVLSYVLNNAWTFRRMQNSGVGGYVVGLLKTNLVRGTAIPIQLVVLYLLVDWQQVPYLLANAVAIVFSGLYRYVLDVQWTWG, translated from the coding sequence ATGCTCCGGACGGTGCTTCGCCACGTCGAGAGTGGCCCGCTCTCGCGTCAGCTCCGACGGTTCGTTATCGTCGGGACCATCGCGGCCGGAGTCCAGATGGCCTTGCTCTGGTTGTTCGTCGAGACTGCTGGAGTGCATTATCTGATCGGGGCAGTAGTCGCGATCGAGATCACGATCGTCCTCTCGTATGTCCTGAACAATGCGTGGACGTTTCGGCGGATGCAGAACTCGGGAGTGGGCGGATATGTGGTGGGCCTGCTCAAGACGAATCTCGTTCGTGGAACGGCGATTCCGATCCAACTCGTGGTGCTGTACCTGCTCGTTGACTGGCAGCAGGTCCCGTATTTGCTGGCCAACGCGGTTGCCATCGTGTTCAGCGGGCTCTATCGGTACGTGCTCGATGTTCAGTGGACCTGGGGATGA
- a CDS encoding TROVE domain-containing protein, with the protein MEFNTPKQTVAEATRTTNYEGGEAFEPADPRLALYKQTINQLLEGSFYETDDEQLAAVVRQFDAAANEDPEFVLKLAAYARQELYLRDIPQVLLVLAANDDRFKDDSPESLIREWAPAIIKRMDETATALAVHDQLFGGTAPWPLRRGIEDALVEMADAYTLGKYDLSRREVTLHDVFNRVHPTPVDAEQEALFERFMRGGLDDYPDVDPLPAPNTWETVISERGNTQAAWELLIEDDEYTLPIFASIRNLRNMLEAGVPEDTVVDHLDLEAVRHAPLYPFRYYQAYTALQDADVQAPTVEQWLEDAIDVAVETVPGGFGDTVVAVDLSGSMDHPLSANSTLRLKEIGALFGAILADQGADVGGFGDDFQTVPMHVDTPVLQRQSAVLAIDEDVGNSTNGWKAIRHLHDREDAVERIIVFTDMQIWDNTPFTARDSQTVKDAFDAYRDEVSADTALYLVDLAAYGDLVTPEGYENVYNISGWSENVLSFLEHAENPKQVIDEIEAFEPT; encoded by the coding sequence ATGGAATTCAACACGCCAAAGCAAACGGTCGCGGAGGCAACGCGGACCACCAACTACGAAGGTGGGGAAGCGTTCGAGCCTGCCGACCCCCGACTCGCACTGTACAAGCAGACGATCAACCAACTGCTGGAGGGCTCGTTCTACGAGACCGATGACGAACAACTCGCTGCTGTCGTTCGCCAGTTCGATGCCGCCGCAAACGAGGACCCGGAGTTCGTCCTGAAGCTCGCGGCCTATGCTCGCCAGGAGCTCTACTTGCGGGACATCCCACAAGTGCTACTCGTACTGGCAGCCAACGACGACCGATTCAAGGACGACTCCCCCGAGTCGCTCATCCGCGAATGGGCGCCGGCGATCATCAAGCGGATGGACGAGACGGCCACCGCGCTCGCGGTCCACGATCAGCTGTTCGGCGGGACTGCGCCGTGGCCGCTTCGACGCGGGATCGAGGACGCGCTGGTGGAGATGGCCGACGCCTACACGCTGGGCAAGTACGACCTGTCGCGGCGCGAGGTGACGCTGCACGACGTCTTCAACCGCGTCCACCCCACGCCCGTCGACGCCGAGCAGGAAGCGCTCTTCGAGCGGTTCATGCGTGGTGGCCTTGACGACTATCCCGACGTCGACCCGTTGCCGGCGCCGAACACGTGGGAGACGGTTATCTCCGAGCGCGGCAACACCCAAGCCGCCTGGGAACTGCTCATCGAGGACGACGAGTACACGCTGCCCATCTTCGCGTCGATCCGGAACCTCCGGAACATGCTCGAAGCCGGCGTTCCGGAGGACACCGTCGTGGATCACCTCGACCTGGAGGCCGTCCGACACGCGCCGCTGTACCCGTTCCGGTACTACCAGGCCTACACCGCGCTGCAAGACGCGGATGTCCAAGCACCGACGGTCGAGCAGTGGCTCGAAGACGCAATTGATGTCGCGGTCGAGACGGTGCCTGGCGGATTCGGCGATACCGTTGTCGCAGTCGACCTATCGGGATCGATGGATCATCCGCTGTCTGCGAACAGCACGCTCCGACTGAAGGAGATCGGTGCGTTGTTCGGTGCGATCCTGGCCGACCAGGGTGCTGACGTCGGCGGGTTCGGCGATGACTTCCAGACCGTTCCGATGCACGTCGACACGCCAGTCCTGCAGCGCCAATCGGCGGTGTTGGCGATCGACGAGGACGTCGGGAACTCGACGAACGGTTGGAAGGCTATCAGGCACCTCCACGACCGCGAGGATGCTGTTGAACGCATCATCGTCTTCACCGATATGCAGATCTGGGACAATACGCCGTTCACAGCCCGCGATTCCCAAACAGTCAAAGACGCGTTCGATGCCTATCGGGACGAGGTGTCTGCGGACACCGCGCTGTATCTCGTCGATCTCGCGGCCTATGGCGACTTGGTGACACCAGAAGGCTACGAGAACGTCTACAACATCTCGGGGTGGTCGGAAAACGTCCTCTCGTTCCTCGAACACGCCGAGAATCCGAAGCAGGTCATTGATGAGATCGAGGCGTTCGAGCCGACCTAG
- a CDS encoding ArsR family transcriptional regulator, translated as MSHVPPQADDPPTEDTEEFNTWRALQKATDSKRADILADIVGHPNGLPTVEELDYMNPPLSDDAIRRHLKTLMDVGVVEEVELEVGNRVRGYPFKFYRLTEPARKLFDKNGLFPENAWKRQYQSVEKTDRIRDIEEMPRPDLSSSSA; from the coding sequence ATGAGCCACGTCCCGCCCCAGGCTGATGACCCCCCTACTGAGGATACTGAGGAGTTCAATACCTGGAGGGCACTGCAGAAAGCCACCGATTCGAAGCGGGCCGACATCCTTGCGGACATTGTCGGCCATCCGAACGGACTCCCCACTGTGGAGGAACTGGATTATATGAATCCTCCACTAAGTGACGACGCGATCCGTCGGCATCTGAAGACGCTGATGGATGTGGGGGTAGTTGAGGAAGTGGAACTCGAAGTAGGGAACCGTGTCAGAGGCTACCCCTTCAAGTTCTACCGACTTACTGAGCCAGCTCGCAAACTGTTCGACAAGAACGGTCTGTTCCCAGAAAACGCCTGGAAACGACAGTACCAGTCCGTCGAGAAGACAGACCGCATCCGCGACATCGAAGAGATGCCGCGCCCGGATCTGTCTTCATCCAGCGCCTGA
- a CDS encoding coiled-coil domain-containing protein, translating into MQDTVEIPNPKGIDGMSLQWVKMARIDATIETLQEYTFVLKILLLVLSAVSIIGGSNLLSTKPVLGGTLIFSGILLDFGVLLIYKWEIETVQDEIEDTQTEINQTKSEVNATKNEIAQTKEEVNATGEKVEGVQDSIYEKFGRYRGRDSLEGRTNELEEQIEDVEEELEELNDTLFSLSGRYRGRDSIEERIDELEETIESLKSELNDWEKEMGGKGRRFKRL; encoded by the coding sequence GTGCAAGATACAGTCGAAATACCGAACCCAAAGGGTATAGATGGGATGTCCTTACAATGGGTCAAAATGGCTAGAATTGATGCCACTATCGAGACGTTACAGGAGTACACTTTCGTTCTCAAAATCCTCTTGTTGGTTCTTAGTGCGGTTTCAATAATCGGAGGTTCAAACCTTCTTTCGACCAAACCTGTCTTGGGAGGGACTCTGATTTTTTCCGGTATTCTTCTCGACTTTGGTGTGTTGTTAATATATAAATGGGAGATTGAGACGGTTCAGGACGAGATAGAGGACACTCAGACGGAAATTAACCAAACCAAAAGTGAGGTGAACGCCACCAAGAATGAGATTGCCCAAACCAAGGAAGAAGTAAACGCTACAGGAGAGAAAGTAGAGGGAGTTCAGGACTCTATTTATGAGAAGTTCGGAAGATACCGAGGCAGGGACAGTCTGGAGGGTCGAACAAATGAGTTAGAGGAGCAGATCGAGGATGTTGAGGAGGAATTAGAAGAATTGAATGATACTCTGTTTTCCCTCAGTGGAAGATACAGAGGGCGAGATAGCATTGAAGAACGAATTGATGAACTCGAAGAGACGATTGAAAGTCTAAAAAGTGAACTGAACGACTGGGAGAAAGAAATGGGCGGAAAAGGACGCCGTTTCAAGCGCTTGTGA
- a CDS encoding helix-turn-helix transcriptional regulator, translating to MPISIDHFEDDPPDVLDIQEGTQPYRILQFLAENSEQAFTQTEIHEATDINRGSVGAALSRLEERGLVRHRGRYWAIADDDRLASYAAQMNASSVSTTDDSYGEKA from the coding sequence ATGCCCATCAGCATCGACCACTTCGAGGACGATCCCCCGGACGTCCTCGATATCCAGGAGGGGACGCAACCGTATCGCATTCTTCAGTTCCTTGCCGAGAACAGCGAGCAGGCGTTCACACAGACGGAGATTCACGAAGCAACAGACATCAATCGCGGGAGCGTTGGAGCTGCGCTGTCGCGCTTGGAGGAACGGGGCCTCGTCCGCCACCGCGGGCGGTACTGGGCCATAGCAGACGATGATCGCCTCGCCTCGTACGCGGCGCAAATGAACGCCAGCTCTGTCTCGACGACTGACGATTCCTACGGGGAAAAGGCCTGA
- a CDS encoding RNA-guided endonuclease InsQ/TnpB family protein has translation MHYNYKYRLDPSDTLTETLLHQVDTCRQLYNHILYLLNEADDIPARYEVQGRLPDLKSWWDDLGDVHSKVLQMVVKRVYDNLSTLTAQKENGRAVGMLKWKPPREYRSLTYNQSGFKLKNTSGRPTLWLSKIGEISIHLHRDIPENATIKQVTVKQEPTGEWYATFGIDVDEATPRKPETPERVVGIDVGILKYAHDTDGYAIESPDFSDERDRLERAQRNLSRKEHGSANWEKQRKVVAERHADLKHKRRDFLHKLSNYYATEYDFVAVEDLDAKGLVELPGNSRNRAGAAWGTFLRMLKYKCEREGTHFAAVDPKDTTKECASCGVKTDKPLWVREHSCPSCGFEADRDANAAWNILSRGLEEVGVVHSESMPVETALPVDTSVSAKRVVEAGSPTLKERTASAVSE, from the coding sequence ATGCACTACAACTACAAGTATCGACTCGACCCGTCAGACACCCTCACCGAGACACTTCTACACCAAGTCGATACTTGTAGACAACTGTACAACCACATCCTCTACCTGCTCAACGAGGCAGACGACATTCCTGCTCGCTACGAGGTTCAGGGACGGCTTCCCGACCTCAAATCGTGGTGGGACGACCTCGGAGATGTTCACTCGAAAGTCCTCCAGATGGTCGTCAAGCGCGTTTACGACAACCTCTCCACGCTCACAGCGCAGAAGGAGAACGGACGCGCCGTGGGAATGCTCAAGTGGAAACCGCCTCGGGAGTATCGGTCGCTCACCTACAACCAGTCCGGCTTCAAACTCAAGAATACGAGTGGTCGGCCTACGTTGTGGTTGAGTAAAATCGGTGAGATTTCGATTCACCTTCACCGCGACATCCCCGAGAACGCGACCATCAAACAGGTCACGGTCAAGCAGGAACCGACAGGGGAGTGGTATGCCACGTTCGGTATCGACGTAGACGAAGCAACGCCCAGGAAACCGGAGACTCCCGAACGAGTCGTTGGAATCGACGTTGGTATCCTGAAGTACGCCCACGACACCGACGGATACGCCATCGAAAGTCCCGATTTCAGCGACGAGCGCGACCGGTTGGAACGCGCTCAACGCAACCTCTCGCGGAAGGAACACGGCTCTGCGAATTGGGAGAAACAACGGAAGGTCGTTGCCGAACGTCACGCCGACCTGAAGCACAAGCGGCGAGACTTCTTACACAAACTCTCGAACTACTACGCCACCGAGTACGACTTCGTGGCGGTCGAGGACTTGGACGCGAAGGGGCTGGTCGAACTGCCGGGCAACTCGCGGAACCGGGCAGGCGCGGCGTGGGGGACATTCCTTCGGATGCTCAAATACAAGTGTGAACGCGAAGGAACGCACTTCGCCGCAGTTGACCCGAAAGATACGACGAAAGAGTGTGCGTCCTGCGGCGTCAAGACAGACAAACCGCTGTGGGTTCGTGAACACTCGTGTCCTTCGTGTGGGTTTGAGGCGGATAGGGACGCGAATGCGGCGTGGAATATTCTGTCTCGCGGTCTCGAAGAAGTAGGGGTGGTTCACTCCGAATCAATGCCTGTGGAGACTGCGCTCCCTGTGGATACGTCCGTATCTGCAAAGCGCGTCGTGGAAGCAGGAAGCCCTACCCTCAAGGAGCGAACCGCGTCAGCGGTGAGCGAGTAG
- a CDS encoding DUF2080 family transposase-associated protein — MDRFEIEGQEVLDGTAKPSGNSAHVIVPKRWRGADVKVVRVSEPDSNE; from the coding sequence ATGGATAGGTTTGAAATCGAAGGCCAAGAAGTCCTCGACGGAACCGCAAAACCGTCGGGGAACAGTGCCCACGTCATTGTCCCCAAACGCTGGCGCGGAGCCGACGTGAAAGTCGTGCGAGTCTCCGAACCCGACTCAAACGAATAG
- a CDS encoding DUF6036 family nucleotidyltransferase yields the protein MRARFDRSYIRSELERIGTQLDNPLTVFMIGGGSMAFRELKETTKDIDLIVSSGNDLSQLQAVLLELGYDIVREPNEEYEELGAQRILENDDGCRIDVFNQQVIGKLILSQGIRERSERYLNPGNLVVQLVGPEDIFLFKAVAGRVNDIEDMFSLMQTGLEFDVVEAELKTQVDLLNQELFVTYVNEALTDLSEQHNVTTPLHEPVAEITERVYEELEMLHALDEPKSVGDLQQELHWPAADVQEVVRRLKEKDTVTITDGRVERNSMTI from the coding sequence ATGAGAGCGAGGTTCGATCGCTCATACATTCGCTCAGAACTCGAGCGTATCGGCACGCAGCTGGACAACCCACTCACCGTCTTCATGATTGGCGGAGGGTCGATGGCGTTTCGTGAACTCAAAGAAACCACAAAAGACATCGACCTCATCGTCTCCTCTGGCAATGATCTGAGTCAGCTCCAAGCGGTGCTCCTCGAACTGGGATACGATATCGTCAGGGAACCGAACGAAGAGTATGAAGAACTCGGTGCCCAACGAATCCTCGAGAACGATGATGGGTGTCGTATCGACGTATTCAACCAGCAGGTGATTGGCAAACTGATTCTTTCTCAAGGTATTCGTGAGCGGAGCGAACGGTATCTCAACCCAGGTAACCTGGTGGTCCAGCTCGTAGGTCCAGAAGACATCTTCTTGTTCAAAGCAGTCGCCGGTCGGGTGAACGACATCGAGGATATGTTTTCGTTGATGCAGACCGGGCTCGAGTTCGACGTCGTCGAAGCAGAACTCAAAACGCAGGTTGATCTATTAAATCAAGAGCTCTTCGTGACGTACGTGAACGAGGCGCTGACTGATCTTTCCGAGCAACACAATGTAACGACGCCATTGCACGAGCCCGTTGCGGAGATCACCGAGCGCGTCTATGAGGAACTCGAAATGCTGCACGCGCTTGACGAACCGAAATCAGTGGGTGACCTGCAACAAGAACTTCACTGGCCTGCAGCGGACGTACAGGAGGTTGTGAGGCGACTGAAAGAGAAAGACACAGTCACGATAACGGATGGACGGGTAGAACGGAACTCAATGACGATTTAA
- a CDS encoding ArsR family transcriptional regulator yields the protein MLTAGEVRALSALHGEQTLSELATNLDRSLSYTSELLQRLERAGLVETRRKGKTKQLRLSDAKALEVLTDLTQQYSHIDWPELLSGATLRVCYYLDIPRTVTDLACHADVHRSTVHRALAPLQHRGIVYQTDDGAYVLNDGFEQLSVLARELAHHTHRNTVEEQTHTYTILWESLDEFLVQTTTEIAQEQFLPTGPDQFQRYGLPLLARERRYYFYSESTNELSPETLCCHMLVIDSGTRAQSYCLLLLSQVDIDRDKLRAQAATYGVDDAVEELCTYLDTSGDQRTSRLPEWEDFQELADEYEVTV from the coding sequence ATGCTCACAGCAGGTGAAGTTCGCGCCCTCAGTGCTCTCCATGGTGAGCAAACGCTCTCTGAACTCGCAACGAATCTCGATCGAAGTCTCAGCTACACCTCTGAACTGCTTCAACGGCTCGAACGGGCTGGTCTCGTCGAGACACGCCGAAAGGGGAAAACAAAGCAACTCCGGCTGTCGGACGCAAAGGCACTCGAGGTACTCACGGACCTCACGCAGCAGTATTCACACATTGACTGGCCGGAACTGTTGTCTGGTGCAACCCTCCGTGTGTGCTACTATCTCGACATCCCACGGACCGTGACCGACCTCGCATGCCATGCCGACGTCCACAGAAGCACCGTCCACCGTGCACTAGCCCCGCTTCAACATCGCGGAATCGTCTACCAAACTGACGACGGAGCGTATGTACTGAATGACGGCTTCGAACAGCTGAGCGTACTCGCTCGTGAGTTGGCCCATCACACTCACCGCAACACTGTCGAAGAACAGACCCACACGTACACCATTCTGTGGGAGTCTCTCGATGAATTCCTTGTCCAGACGACGACTGAGATCGCCCAGGAACAGTTCCTTCCGACAGGTCCAGACCAATTCCAGCGATATGGCCTCCCGCTGTTGGCACGTGAACGTCGATACTACTTCTACTCGGAGTCGACGAATGAGCTCTCGCCGGAGACATTGTGCTGTCACATGCTCGTGATCGATTCGGGTACACGGGCGCAGTCGTACTGCCTGCTCTTGCTCAGTCAGGTCGACATCGACCGCGACAAACTCCGGGCCCAAGCCGCCACGTACGGCGTCGACGACGCCGTCGAGGAACTATGCACATATCTCGACACCAGCGGTGACCAGCGGACGTCCCGGCTACCTGAGTGGGAGGACTTCCAGGAACTGGCAGACGAATACGAGGTGACCGTATGA
- a CDS encoding ATP-binding protein — translation MEQFIDRDVELDQLTDCYESETADFVVIYGRRRLGKSELVRQSIIDRDDAVYYQAVESTAQNQLEQFVDTATAQFPSLQNVRRDWEVLLDTLGDQDAVVVIDEFPFLIGEDESLPSRIQRVWDLELQETGMTLVLVGSSISVMEDKVLSGSAPLYGRRTATIDLKPLDVPDARQFFPEYDPETAITAWSIYGGTPYYLQTIDPDQSLGTNVQQGILSERGLLYSEPEFLLRTELRQPNTYFSILRALAHGRRTPNEIAGMAGVESGSLSTYLQKLRRLRLVERHIPVTESPTASKRGRYRIAAPLFRFWFRFVYGNQDQLRMLEDDAYDELVEPDLADYVSPLFERLCQRALPDLIVRQFRDLGQWWFKEHELDVLGLTSDGLVAGECKFTSQPVSEGVLADLERTVSEVRWSEEPADGETLYVLFSRSGYTDDLQHTADRRADVRLFELSDLLTTETNA, via the coding sequence ATGGAGCAATTCATTGATCGAGATGTCGAACTCGATCAACTCACGGACTGCTACGAGTCCGAGACTGCAGACTTCGTCGTCATCTATGGTCGTCGTCGCCTCGGCAAAAGCGAGCTCGTTCGCCAGTCTATCATTGATCGGGATGACGCTGTCTACTACCAGGCCGTCGAGTCCACGGCACAGAACCAACTCGAACAGTTTGTCGACACCGCCACTGCACAGTTCCCATCGTTGCAGAACGTCCGCCGCGACTGGGAGGTACTTCTCGACACACTCGGCGACCAAGACGCCGTCGTCGTTATCGACGAGTTTCCGTTCCTTATCGGGGAGGACGAATCGCTCCCGTCACGGATCCAGCGAGTCTGGGACTTGGAGCTACAGGAGACTGGGATGACGCTCGTGCTCGTCGGCTCATCGATCAGTGTCATGGAGGATAAGGTGCTCTCGGGAAGCGCACCCCTGTACGGCCGGCGGACCGCGACGATCGATCTCAAGCCCCTCGATGTACCCGACGCGCGCCAGTTCTTCCCAGAGTACGATCCGGAGACAGCCATCACGGCATGGTCGATCTACGGCGGCACTCCCTACTACCTCCAGACCATCGATCCTGATCAGTCGCTTGGAACGAACGTCCAGCAGGGGATCCTCTCGGAGCGCGGGCTCCTATACTCCGAACCCGAGTTCCTGCTCCGAACCGAACTCCGACAGCCGAATACGTACTTCAGCATCCTCCGAGCGCTCGCCCACGGGCGACGCACCCCGAACGAAATCGCCGGTATGGCCGGCGTGGAGTCAGGGTCGCTCAGCACGTACCTCCAGAAACTCCGCCGCCTCCGTCTCGTCGAACGCCACATCCCCGTAACGGAATCACCGACGGCGTCGAAACGCGGCCGGTATCGTATCGCTGCGCCGCTGTTTCGATTTTGGTTCCGATTCGTCTACGGGAACCAGGACCAGCTTCGGATGCTCGAGGACGATGCGTACGACGAACTCGTCGAACCTGACCTAGCGGATTACGTGAGCCCGCTGTTCGAACGGCTTTGCCAGCGAGCGCTCCCAGACCTCATCGTTCGGCAATTCCGTGACCTCGGACAGTGGTGGTTCAAGGAACACGAACTGGATGTCCTCGGCCTCACCAGCGATGGCCTCGTCGCTGGCGAGTGTAAATTCACATCCCAACCCGTAAGCGAAGGCGTCCTCGCCGACCTCGAGCGAACAGTGTCGGAAGTCCGATGGTCAGAAGAGCCGGCAGACGGGGAGACGCTGTACGTCTTGTTCAGCCGCTCCGGGTACACTGACGACCTCCAACACACCGCTGACAGACGAGCTGACGTCCGGCTTTTCGAATTGTCTGACCTGCTGACTACTGAGACGAACGCATAG